The segment ACCGCAGTGTTCAACGGCGAGATCTACAACTTCCGCCAGCTGGCCACCGCACACGGCATCGAGCTGCGCTCCGGCTGCGACGGCGAGATCATCCCCGCGCTCTGGGCGCGTGAGGGCCCCGCGTGCCTGGCCCGGTTCCGTGGGATGTTCGCCATCGCACTGGTCGACCAGCGTGCCGGCCGGCTGTTCCTCGCTCGCGATCCGTTCGGCATCAAGCCGCTGCACTGGAGGCGGGAGGGCGCCACGGTCGCGTTCGCCTCCGACGTGCGGGTGCTGGAGTCCTTCGGTGCCCCGCCCGACCTCGACCCTGCCGCTCTGTGGTCCTTCCTGCGGTTCGGCAGCATCCCTGCTGACCGCTCACCGTTCGTCGGGGTCGAGGCGGTGGCGCCGGGAGCGTGTATCAGTATCGGCGCTGACGCGCAGGTGCGGGACGAGGGGCGAGTACCCGCCATGGAGCCATCCCTCGACGGGAGTGGCATCACCGCGGCGCGAGCACTCGGCGAGTCCATCCGATTGCACCTCGAGGCCGATGTCCCGACCGCGCTGCTCCTCTCCGCCGGTGTCGACTCCTCGCTGCTGGCGGCGGTAGCGGCCCGGCTCGGCCGGCGGCTGCACTGCCTGACCGTGTCCGGCTTGGGGTCTGCGGACGAGAGCGCGATCGCCCGCGCCACCGCTCAGTACCACGGCCACCGGCACACCACCGTCCGGGCCGAGATCGACGAGGGCACCGTCGACGAGTTCCTCGCGTCGATGCAGCGACCGAGCATCGATGGGCTGAACACCTTCCTGGTCTGCCGAGCTGTGCGGGGAGCCGGGTACAAGGTCGCCCTGTCGGGGCTCGGCGCGGACGAGGCGGTGGGCGGCTACCGCCTGGCGGCGTCGTTGCGATGGCTGCCGGCGCTGCGGTCCCTCGACCGGGTGCCCGCTGCTGCGGCCATGCGTGACCGGGTCGTGCGGGCGGCGCGGTCGCGTTCGCTGATCGGGGACAAGGCGGTCGGACTGTTGCTGTCGGGTGGGCCGAGGTCCCCGGAAGGGTTGGTGCGCCTCCAGCGGGAGCTGTTCCCCGTGGCCACCGTGGAGGCCCTCCTCGGGCCGCCGTACGGCGCCGAGGATCTGGACGAGCGCGCGCGAGTGGTCCATTCGGAGCGGCCGGGACCGCGTGACGGCTACGCGCGGATGGCGGCCGCCGAGCTCACCACCTATCTGCAACCGATGCTGCTCGCTGATGCGGACGCGTTCTCGATGGCGTCCTCGGTCGAGCTGCGTGTGCCCTACGTGGATCGGGCGTTCTTCGCGGCGGCCACCCGTGGTCGGCGACCCCTGGGCAAGGGGGTACTGGTCCGGGAGCTCGGTGACGGCTACCTGCGCCGGCTCGCCCGGCGGCCGAAGTCCGGCTTCTCGCTGCCGATGCGTGGCTGGCTGGAGGACGGGGTCCTCCGCCAGGTGGTCGCCGACGCCTGCTCGCCCACGGCACCGGTGTGGTCGCACCTCGACCGCCGGATGGGCCTGCCGATCCTGCGGCGGGCCGGGGCCTCGCCGCGCTGGTCGGAGTCGTGGGCCATCGCGGTGCTCGACGGATGGCTCCGGAGGGGCCGGTCGTGAGCGATGTCGTGAGCGACGGCACGCCGCTCAGTGGCGGCAGGGACCTGGAGGTGCACGTGAACGCGGTCGGCGCGGTCATGGGTGGCGCGGCTCGCCATCTCGGCCCCTTCCTCACCGCCCTGGCCGAGCGCCGACCTCGCTGGGAGCTGGTGGCCTGGGTGTCCCAGGACATCGACGAACTCATCGTCCCGTCCGGCGTGCAGGTCAGGACAGTGCCCCGGGTGGGTCCGGCGCGCCGGGTGTGGTGGGAGTCCGTCACGTTGCCTCGGGTGCTCCGGGCCGAGGGAGCGGACGTGCTGGTGAACCTGACCAACTCGGGACCACTCCGCCGTTCGGTGCCCTCGGTGCTCTACCAGCGTAACCCGATCTGGTTCGATCCGACGTGGGTGCGTCGCCACGGCCCCGGCCGTTTCCGCTTCGAGGCCGCCCTCCGCCGGTGGTTGGCGTACGCGCAGATGAGGGTGGCGTGCGCGGTCGTGGTGCCCAGCCGGGCGATGGCCACGTATCTCGGCTCCTGGCGGGGCATGACCCCGGAGGTGCGGTCGCGGCTGGTCGCCGTCCCCCACGCGGTCGACCCCGTCGAGTTCCCGTTCGCCGAGCGGGCCTGGCCGCCTGCGCAACCGCTGCGCCTGCTCTCGGTGAGCCACGGCGCGCCCCACAAGAACCAGGAGCTGCTGCCGGCGCTGCTCCGGGTGCTCGCAGACCGGGGCGTCGACGCCACGCTCGATCTCACCGTGGCCCCGCAGGACGCGCCGGCCTACGTCGAGCGAGTCCGGCGCCTGGCCGTGGCGTGCGGGGTGGAGGACCGGTTCCGCCTGCTCGGGCGGGTCCGGGAGGTCCGGGACCTGTACGCCACCGCGGACCTCATGGTGCTGCCGTCGTTCACCGAGTCCTTCGGCTTCCCGGTGGTGGAGGCCATGGCCTCCGGGTTACCGGTGGTCGCGTCCGCCATCGGCTCCTCGATCGAGCTGCTGGGCGACCACGGTTGGTTCTTCCCGCCGGACGATCTGCAAGCGGCTGCCGATGCGGTGATGGCGGCCCTCGCAACCCCCCCGGGCCGGATGGCCGCCAGCCTCGAGGCCGCGTCGGGCGTCGCCCGTGGGCTGAGCTGGCGGGCGAATGCCGACGCCCTGGCCGGGATCATCGAACGCTGCGCGGCTGGCCGGCGGACTCCTCGGGCTTCTCGGCGCTGACCCAGCGCATCAAGGGGTAGAGCAGCAGACCGAAGGGGAGGGAGAGGAACAGACTCAACACCCCGGACTCGATCGCCCCCATCACCGAGAAGGCCATCAGCACCCCGGTGAGCAGGACCGGCACCCGCTTGGAGCGCAGCACGAAGCCGGCGACGGTGAGGTACGCACCCATCACCATCGCCACCGCCAGCATGAACCCTGTGCCCCCGGCGACGTAGGCCTCGGCTGCGGGAGAGGGGTTGACGCTGGTGATGAAGTCCGACGCGCTGATGAGCTCGTAGCGCCGGCCCACCTCGTTGGCTGCGTTGTACGTCGGTTTGGACGGGTCGAGGAAGCGGGGGATGAGCACTCTGGGCAGGTTCTGGTAGGTCGAGTACCCGTAGTAGGGGTAGCGGTCCGGCACCCAGGTGACGAAGTACCCGAGCTGGTCGCTGTAGTTCGCGAAGCGGTACGCAGAGTTGGCGAGCACGTTCTCGTCTGCTCGGGAGAGGTCCTCGGCCACCAGATCGAGATAGGTGAGGCCGAGCTCGGGTGCGCTGCCGTCGATCCCCATCGTGTTCCGGGCGGTGCGGAACTCGGTCTTGGAGATGTTGACCAGAACCAGTGCCACCGCACCGAGCAGGAGGAACAACCACGGGATGTACCGGCGGTAGGCGACGATGAGTACGAGCAGGACGTATGCCGGCAGTGCACTCTCGTAGAGGACCGCGGAACCGAGGCCGCTGATGACGTAGAG is part of the Rhabdothermincola sediminis genome and harbors:
- the asnB gene encoding asparagine synthase (glutamine-hydrolyzing): MCGIAGVLDTDGRGVELVERMNRAQTRRGPDHASVARAGPFVLGNTRLAIRDLTPAGNQPFTSPDGSITAVFNGEIYNFRQLATAHGIELRSGCDGEIIPALWAREGPACLARFRGMFAIALVDQRAGRLFLARDPFGIKPLHWRREGATVAFASDVRVLESFGAPPDLDPAALWSFLRFGSIPADRSPFVGVEAVAPGACISIGADAQVRDEGRVPAMEPSLDGSGITAARALGESIRLHLEADVPTALLLSAGVDSSLLAAVAARLGRRLHCLTVSGLGSADESAIARATAQYHGHRHTTVRAEIDEGTVDEFLASMQRPSIDGLNTFLVCRAVRGAGYKVALSGLGADEAVGGYRLAASLRWLPALRSLDRVPAAAAMRDRVVRAARSRSLIGDKAVGLLLSGGPRSPEGLVRLQRELFPVATVEALLGPPYGAEDLDERARVVHSERPGPRDGYARMAAAELTTYLQPMLLADADAFSMASSVELRVPYVDRAFFAAATRGRRPLGKGVLVRELGDGYLRRLARRPKSGFSLPMRGWLEDGVLRQVVADACSPTAPVWSHLDRRMGLPILRRAGASPRWSESWAIAVLDGWLRRGRS
- a CDS encoding glycosyltransferase family 4 protein — its product is MSDVVSDGTPLSGGRDLEVHVNAVGAVMGGAARHLGPFLTALAERRPRWELVAWVSQDIDELIVPSGVQVRTVPRVGPARRVWWESVTLPRVLRAEGADVLVNLTNSGPLRRSVPSVLYQRNPIWFDPTWVRRHGPGRFRFEAALRRWLAYAQMRVACAVVVPSRAMATYLGSWRGMTPEVRSRLVAVPHAVDPVEFPFAERAWPPAQPLRLLSVSHGAPHKNQELLPALLRVLADRGVDATLDLTVAPQDAPAYVERVRRLAVACGVEDRFRLLGRVREVRDLYATADLMVLPSFTESFGFPVVEAMASGLPVVASAIGSSIELLGDHGWFFPPDDLQAAADAVMAALATPPGRMAASLEAASGVARGLSWRANADALAGIIERCAAGRRTPRASRR